A stretch of Synechococcus sp. MIT S9220 DNA encodes these proteins:
- a CDS encoding peptidoglycan DD-metalloendopeptidase family protein — MKPLFIAVTAITSSTALFAVSQLSGYADSDHYSAQQLFTALPNTSPPPNPTALIWVQLAADSDLSVIARELDLSLIELSKLNEQSASTMLKAGHWLVLPEQSRSEVASSSRFIDGSLRTTAPLSSPPIPKDVVEIQSDQSLSSFIRDHGISLQQLKDLNPGVQLSRMLAIGSKVRVAKARPLLGIRPLRSGGASWPDLPGFTGSEAFDASQSFIWPTKGVFTSGYGWRWGRMHKGIDIANNVGTPIFAAKDGVIAFAGWSSGYGYLVEMSHGDGSTTRYAHSSRLLVKKGQMVPQGTRISLMGSTGRSTGPHLHFEIRRPGGAALDPMAMLPARRG, encoded by the coding sequence ATGAAGCCCCTCTTCATAGCTGTTACCGCAATTACTTCCAGCACTGCGCTGTTCGCGGTTTCCCAGCTTTCAGGGTATGCAGATTCCGACCACTACAGCGCTCAGCAGCTTTTTACTGCACTTCCAAACACATCACCTCCTCCTAACCCAACGGCATTGATCTGGGTTCAGCTGGCAGCAGACAGCGATCTGAGTGTGATTGCCAGAGAGCTTGATCTTTCTCTGATTGAACTTTCAAAGCTGAATGAGCAATCAGCTTCAACGATGCTCAAAGCTGGCCATTGGCTTGTTCTTCCTGAACAGAGTCGTAGTGAAGTTGCTAGCTCCTCCCGATTTATCGATGGTTCACTTCGCACAACTGCGCCTCTGAGTTCTCCTCCAATTCCGAAGGATGTGGTCGAGATCCAATCAGATCAGTCCTTGTCCTCTTTCATCAGAGACCATGGCATCTCGCTTCAACAACTCAAGGATCTGAACCCTGGTGTTCAGCTTTCGAGAATGTTGGCGATTGGTAGCAAAGTTCGAGTCGCCAAAGCACGACCCTTGCTGGGAATCCGTCCACTCAGATCCGGAGGAGCGAGCTGGCCTGATCTTCCTGGCTTCACTGGATCTGAGGCCTTTGACGCTTCTCAGTCGTTCATCTGGCCAACCAAGGGTGTTTTCACCTCCGGCTATGGATGGCGATGGGGGCGTATGCACAAAGGAATCGATATCGCCAATAATGTCGGCACACCGATTTTTGCCGCCAAGGATGGTGTGATTGCCTTCGCCGGTTGGAGCAGTGGTTATGGCTATCTCGTTGAGATGTCTCATGGTGATGGCTCAACCACGCGTTATGCCCATAGCAGTCGTCTGCTAGTCAAGAAAGGCCAGATGGTTCCTCAGGGCACGCGTATTTCATTGATGGGCAGCACTGGTCGAAGCACAGGCCCCCACCTGCACTTCGAGATTCGTCGTCCAGGCGGTGCTGCTCTCGATCCGATGGCCATGCTTCCCGCCCGTCGTGGTTGA
- a CDS encoding peroxiredoxin, with protein sequence MSSLRVGQQAPDFTATAVVDQEFKDITLSQYRGKYVVLFFYPLDFTFVCPTEITAFSDRYSDFSSKNTEVLGVSVDSQFSHLAWIQSPRNQGGLGDINYPLVADLKKEISTAYNVLDEAEGVALRGLFIIDPEGVIMHSTINNLPVGRNVDETLRVLQAFQYVQSNPDEVCPANWTPGEKTMKPDPVGSKEFFAAIN encoded by the coding sequence ATGTCTTCGCTGCGTGTGGGCCAACAGGCCCCCGATTTCACTGCCACAGCAGTGGTTGACCAGGAGTTCAAGGACATCACCCTCTCGCAGTACCGCGGCAAGTACGTGGTGCTGTTCTTTTATCCTTTGGATTTCACCTTCGTGTGTCCAACCGAGATCACAGCATTCAGTGATCGTTACTCGGATTTCTCCAGCAAGAACACCGAAGTTCTAGGTGTTTCGGTTGACAGTCAGTTCAGCCACCTGGCATGGATCCAGAGTCCACGGAATCAAGGTGGTCTTGGTGATATCAACTACCCCCTCGTGGCCGATCTCAAGAAAGAGATCTCCACGGCCTACAACGTGCTTGATGAAGCAGAAGGTGTTGCACTGCGCGGATTGTTCATCATCGATCCGGAGGGTGTGATTATGCACTCAACCATCAACAATCTCCCTGTTGGAAGAAATGTTGACGAGACTCTGCGCGTTCTGCAGGCCTTCCAATACGTTCAATCCAATCCTGATGAGGTTTGCCCCGCCAACTGGACACCGGGTGAAAAGACCATGAAGCCAGACCCGGTTGGAAGCAAAGAATTCTTTGCTGCCATTAACTGA
- a CDS encoding UPF0182 family protein yields the protein MSPLLRPSALWLLLVFPAFWLFARLQVEWSWFSQFGHQGIYGQRLSFQFLGAGLALLFVLITAWWRRRWMRAYVPTPRGEIPALRGGVYSLSLLACLAILLSVLGITTRLAWLAWKQPFLLAHWWSVPFQPEWSVLIVSIVLILLITSGLGRRRRINLAFVYGSLCLCLVAGRSWGLWALAITIPDSGITDPLLGADLSFGLGRFSAFALALELLLLQILLTLSTSAWSRLTRSPCLTDWGFPGWNSQERALLRPALALLLLVLAALTWLVRHQLLWTQSGLVAGAGWLDVHLRLPLRQLVALLLLLMAGTCLPWRGEGQQQRRRLRTALFTLALISVFAELLLSPIVQWMVVRPRELQLETPYLSRSISATRQAYQLDSIRARGITPTQEITEEDLIKGASTLQNIRLWDSQPMLDTNRQLQQLRVYYQFANASVDRYPLNAESNENQQVIIAARELDQAALPARSRTWQNRHFVFTHGFGFTLNPVNTKEPDGLPAYFISDLGESTRIEGNKSLGIAKADVEREVPIGRAAIYFGDLHSPYAVAPTRIEEFDYPDGDDNTYNHYSGSAGVTLEHLWQRITAATYLADPRFLNTGALTEESRLLLRRDVKERVRTLAPFLDLMGDPYLVSVPMDDASSGYQKGQHQYWIVEGFTSSRTVPYAATLPDGRPLRYVRNSVKAVVDAYNGKVHLYINEPSDPIIQGWANVFPTLFEPLEMMPPSLRRHLMVPQAQFELQVQQLLRYHVTNPRIFYSGDDVWQVPMELYGKKQIPVAPYHITAQLKPSQNSEFLLLQPLTPLARPNLSAWLAARNDGEHYGELILLRFPSDIPIFGPEQVQALINQNPEISQQFALWDRAGSQVVQGNLLVVPVGDSLLYVEPIYLRAQQGGLPTLTRIVVSDGRRVAMAADLDTGLRSLLDRRRQESSTTP from the coding sequence ATGTCCCCCCTACTGCGTCCATCAGCGTTGTGGCTCCTGCTGGTGTTCCCAGCTTTCTGGCTCTTCGCCAGGCTCCAGGTTGAGTGGTCTTGGTTTTCTCAGTTCGGGCACCAGGGGATCTATGGGCAACGACTCAGTTTTCAGTTCCTCGGAGCTGGTTTAGCGCTCCTTTTTGTGCTGATCACCGCTTGGTGGCGACGCCGCTGGATGCGGGCCTATGTACCAACACCAAGGGGAGAGATCCCCGCATTACGAGGCGGCGTCTATTCCCTCTCTTTACTCGCTTGCCTCGCGATTCTTCTCAGTGTTCTCGGCATCACGACACGGCTGGCATGGCTGGCATGGAAGCAACCGTTTCTTCTGGCCCACTGGTGGAGTGTTCCGTTTCAACCGGAATGGAGCGTTCTGATCGTCAGCATTGTTCTGATCCTGTTGATCACATCGGGGCTTGGACGAAGACGTCGCATCAACCTTGCCTTTGTGTATGGAAGCCTTTGCCTCTGTCTTGTGGCAGGTCGCAGCTGGGGACTTTGGGCACTGGCTATCACGATTCCTGATTCAGGAATCACGGATCCACTTCTAGGTGCTGATCTCAGTTTCGGATTAGGTCGTTTTTCAGCGTTTGCACTGGCACTCGAGCTGCTGTTGCTGCAGATCCTGCTGACGCTGAGCACCTCGGCATGGAGTCGATTGACCCGTTCTCCTTGTCTCACTGACTGGGGCTTTCCTGGCTGGAATTCACAAGAACGTGCGTTGCTTCGGCCTGCACTGGCCCTGTTGCTTCTCGTGCTGGCTGCTCTCACATGGCTTGTCCGTCACCAATTGCTCTGGACCCAGAGCGGATTGGTTGCGGGAGCAGGCTGGCTTGATGTTCATCTCAGACTCCCCCTGCGTCAGTTGGTTGCTCTGCTGCTGTTGTTGATGGCCGGCACCTGTCTGCCATGGCGGGGAGAGGGCCAACAACAACGACGACGGCTGAGAACAGCTCTCTTCACATTGGCGTTGATCTCCGTATTCGCGGAATTATTGCTGTCTCCGATTGTCCAATGGATGGTGGTCAGGCCGCGAGAACTCCAGCTCGAAACTCCTTATCTCAGTCGCTCAATTTCAGCGACACGACAGGCCTATCAACTGGATTCCATCAGAGCTCGTGGCATCACGCCAACGCAGGAGATTACCGAGGAGGACCTGATCAAAGGAGCAAGCACGCTTCAAAACATCAGACTCTGGGACAGCCAACCCATGCTGGACACCAATCGCCAGCTCCAACAACTGAGGGTTTATTACCAATTTGCGAATGCTTCTGTTGATCGTTATCCACTCAATGCCGAAAGTAATGAGAATCAACAGGTCATTATTGCAGCGAGGGAATTAGACCAGGCTGCACTTCCTGCACGTTCACGAACTTGGCAGAATCGTCATTTTGTTTTTACCCATGGTTTTGGCTTTACACTGAATCCTGTGAATACAAAAGAGCCGGATGGTCTTCCGGCCTACTTCATCAGTGATCTAGGCGAATCCACACGAATTGAAGGCAATAAATCGTTGGGTATCGCCAAGGCCGATGTTGAACGTGAAGTGCCGATTGGTCGTGCTGCAATATACTTTGGTGACCTGCATTCACCCTATGCGGTAGCACCCACTCGCATCGAAGAGTTTGATTACCCCGATGGAGATGACAACACCTATAACCACTATTCAGGCTCTGCTGGCGTCACACTTGAACATCTATGGCAGAGAATTACCGCAGCGACATATCTTGCTGATCCCAGATTTCTAAACACAGGAGCCCTCACTGAAGAGTCTCGCTTGCTTCTACGGCGCGATGTCAAAGAAAGAGTTCGAACCCTGGCACCTTTTCTGGATCTGATGGGTGACCCATATCTTGTTTCAGTGCCGATGGATGATGCTTCCAGTGGCTATCAGAAGGGCCAACACCAATACTGGATTGTTGAAGGGTTCACATCATCAAGGACTGTCCCGTATGCAGCAACACTTCCAGATGGCCGACCTCTTCGTTATGTCCGCAATTCAGTGAAGGCAGTTGTCGATGCTTACAACGGCAAAGTTCATCTGTATATCAATGAGCCGAGTGATCCGATCATTCAAGGCTGGGCCAATGTATTCCCAACTTTGTTCGAACCACTGGAGATGATGCCACCCAGTCTAAGGAGGCACTTAATGGTGCCTCAGGCACAGTTTGAATTACAAGTCCAACAATTACTTCGTTATCACGTCACCAACCCTCGTATTTTCTACAGCGGAGATGATGTCTGGCAAGTGCCGATGGAGTTATACGGGAAAAAACAGATTCCGGTGGCGCCTTATCACATCACTGCCCAGCTCAAGCCAAGTCAAAACTCAGAGTTTCTTCTGCTGCAGCCTCTCACTCCTTTGGCTCGACCGAATCTATCTGCCTGGTTGGCAGCAAGGAATGATGGTGAACACTATGGAGAACTCATTCTCCTGCGATTCCCGAGTGATATTCCGATCTTTGGGCCAGAACAAGTGCAAGCACTGATTAATCAAAACCCTGAAATTAGTCAGCAGTTTGCTCTCTGGGATCGAGCTGGCTCACAGGTTGTACAAGGAAATCTGCTTGTTGTACCTGTTGGTGATTCATTGTTATACGTTGAACCAATTTATCTGAGAGCGCAGCAGGGAGGGCTTCCGACATTGACCAGAATCGTGGTGAGTGACGGGCGGCGTGTGGCAATGGCCGCTGATCTAGATACTGGATTGCGATCACTTCTCGACAGGCGTAGACAGGAAAGCAGCACAACGCCATAA
- the ftsH gene encoding ATP-dependent zinc metalloprotease FtsH: MSSEQPSQSEPGTQAPKSKPEEQQNNPFALFQRQPDVSYSTVLKDISSGSVKELVLVPARRQVIVTYRDGKQITVPVLANDQQILRVAEASGTPLNVKDVRQEQALAGLAGNLALIVLIVVGLSLLLRRSAQAANKAMGFGRTQARTSPQDEITVRFEDVAGIGEAKEELQEVVTFLKQPETFIKLGARIPRGVLLIGPPGTGKTLLAKAIAGEAGVPFFSIAASEFVEMFVGVGASRVRDLFKKAKDKAPCIVFIDEIDAVGRQRGAGIGGGNDEREQTLNQLLTEMDGFADNSGVILLAATNRPDVLDTALMRPGRFDRRIQVGLPDRRGRESILAVHARTRPLSDEVSLAEWASRTPGFSGADLANLLNEAAILTARHEASFLSNRELEEALERITMGLTAAPLQDGAKKRLIAYHEIGHALVAALTPHADPVDKVTLLPRSGGVGGFTRFFPDEEIIDSGLVTRAYLRARLVMALGGRAAEIVVFGDSEVTQGASGDLQMVSQLAREMVTRFGFSDLGPVALEGQDQEVFLGRDLVNTRQAYAESTGREIDHRVRALAQEALQQAIDLLTARRQLMDRLVEALIEEETLQSDRFHALAGLDVPSRSSSLD; encoded by the coding sequence GTGAGTTCAGAGCAGCCGAGCCAGTCAGAACCGGGAACTCAAGCGCCCAAGTCAAAGCCTGAGGAGCAACAGAACAATCCGTTCGCCCTGTTTCAAAGGCAACCGGATGTGAGTTACAGCACCGTGCTCAAGGACATTTCGTCCGGCTCCGTCAAGGAACTGGTGTTGGTCCCCGCTCGCCGTCAGGTGATCGTCACCTATCGCGACGGGAAGCAAATCACAGTTCCTGTACTGGCGAATGATCAGCAGATCCTGCGCGTCGCTGAAGCATCCGGTACACCTCTGAATGTCAAGGATGTCCGCCAAGAGCAGGCACTGGCAGGCCTCGCTGGAAATCTTGCTCTGATTGTTCTGATCGTTGTCGGCCTGTCTTTGCTGTTACGCCGTTCAGCTCAGGCAGCCAACAAGGCCATGGGGTTTGGACGCACCCAGGCCAGAACCAGCCCGCAAGATGAGATCACGGTGCGATTTGAAGATGTCGCCGGGATCGGTGAAGCCAAAGAAGAGTTGCAGGAGGTGGTCACCTTTCTGAAACAGCCGGAGACCTTCATCAAGCTTGGTGCTCGAATTCCTCGTGGGGTGTTGTTGATTGGTCCCCCAGGAACCGGCAAAACACTGCTTGCCAAAGCCATCGCCGGAGAAGCAGGCGTTCCCTTTTTCTCAATAGCTGCCTCTGAGTTCGTTGAAATGTTTGTTGGTGTCGGTGCCAGCCGAGTCAGAGACCTGTTCAAAAAGGCCAAGGACAAAGCCCCCTGCATCGTGTTCATCGATGAAATTGATGCTGTTGGTCGCCAGAGAGGTGCGGGGATTGGTGGTGGAAATGATGAGCGCGAGCAAACCCTGAATCAGTTGTTGACTGAAATGGATGGATTCGCTGATAACTCGGGCGTCATTCTCTTAGCAGCGACAAACCGACCTGATGTTCTGGACACAGCACTGATGCGTCCAGGACGGTTCGACCGACGCATCCAGGTGGGTCTCCCTGATCGCCGCGGTCGGGAATCGATTCTCGCTGTGCATGCAAGAACCAGACCGTTGTCAGATGAGGTTTCGCTTGCTGAATGGGCCAGCAGAACGCCTGGTTTTTCAGGCGCGGATCTTGCGAATCTTCTCAACGAAGCAGCGATTCTGACGGCTCGTCATGAGGCGTCTTTTCTTAGCAACAGAGAGCTTGAAGAGGCACTCGAGCGGATCACGATGGGGCTGACAGCTGCCCCGCTCCAGGACGGAGCAAAGAAGCGATTAATTGCTTATCACGAGATTGGCCATGCACTCGTGGCGGCGCTCACTCCCCATGCCGACCCGGTGGACAAGGTCACTCTGTTGCCCCGCAGTGGTGGAGTTGGAGGCTTTACTCGTTTCTTTCCTGATGAGGAAATCATTGACTCTGGTTTGGTCACGCGTGCCTATCTGAGAGCAAGGCTGGTGATGGCCTTGGGCGGTCGTGCGGCAGAGATTGTGGTTTTCGGAGACTCTGAGGTGACACAGGGTGCCAGCGGCGATCTCCAGATGGTGTCGCAGCTCGCACGAGAAATGGTGACCCGTTTCGGATTTTCAGATCTCGGCCCAGTTGCCCTTGAAGGACAGGATCAGGAAGTTTTCCTTGGACGTGATCTGGTGAATACCAGGCAGGCCTATGCCGAAAGCACCGGTCGAGAAATTGATCATCGGGTTCGAGCGTTGGCACAAGAGGCCTTGCAACAGGCCATTGATCTACTGACCGCGAGGCGACAGCTGATGGATCGGCTTGTCGAGGCTCTGATTGAGGAAGAGACCCTTCAGTCCGATCGTTTTCATGCTCTGGCAGGACTCGACGTCCCCTCCAGGAGCTCTAGCCTGGATTAG
- the rpmF gene encoding 50S ribosomal protein L32 has product MAVPKKKTSKGKRNQRHAVWKAKAATAAQRALSIGKSVLSGRAQGFVYPVAEEDEAES; this is encoded by the coding sequence ATGGCCGTCCCGAAGAAGAAAACCTCAAAAGGCAAGCGCAACCAGCGACATGCTGTTTGGAAGGCCAAAGCCGCCACTGCCGCTCAGCGTGCTCTCTCGATTGGCAAGTCTGTGCTGAGCGGACGGGCCCAGGGCTTTGTTTATCCCGTTGCTGAAGAGGACGAGGCAGAAAGCTGA
- a CDS encoding kinase — MPQDVPVGFERLLASFDWFNVEDWWNRWVSHGGVTLARHHWSAPVVDGWIAFVGLPLLSRVELALHQGECVVLGVSALPGCGKSTLCSWVKSASQHLGWPVEHLSLDDFYWPAEQLEKSMRGNPWSVPRALPGSHDIDGLVQSLATWKETGLITAPRFDKSLRNGRGDRCGSSSSRPKVVLIEGWFLGVSPLPSIETEILEGLSEHELAWRSRAVSLLADYQQVWTLLDDLWHLRAVRNDQSSRWKQQQLATLEHQSGVGYRSSDLADFNRMVLAALPPSWLRMLPLSSAVIDLTESRDVREIHVMDRQLSASSSSATG, encoded by the coding sequence ATGCCTCAGGACGTTCCTGTTGGGTTCGAGCGTCTGCTTGCAAGCTTCGACTGGTTCAACGTTGAGGACTGGTGGAATCGATGGGTATCTCATGGTGGTGTGACTCTGGCCAGACATCATTGGTCTGCGCCAGTTGTGGATGGCTGGATTGCGTTCGTTGGTTTGCCATTGCTGAGCCGAGTTGAGTTGGCTCTGCATCAGGGGGAGTGTGTTGTGCTTGGTGTAAGTGCCCTGCCGGGGTGCGGTAAATCAACGCTGTGCAGCTGGGTCAAATCCGCCTCTCAACACTTGGGTTGGCCGGTGGAGCATCTTTCACTCGATGATTTCTATTGGCCAGCGGAGCAGCTTGAGAAGAGCATGCGGGGTAATCCCTGGTCGGTTCCGAGAGCTCTTCCTGGCAGTCACGACATTGATGGGCTGGTGCAATCGCTTGCAACTTGGAAAGAAACTGGTCTGATCACGGCCCCCCGTTTTGACAAGTCACTCCGCAATGGCCGGGGAGATCGATGCGGAAGTAGCAGTTCACGACCAAAAGTGGTGTTGATCGAAGGCTGGTTTCTGGGGGTATCTCCCCTGCCCTCGATTGAGACCGAAATCCTTGAAGGATTGTCAGAGCATGAGCTTGCCTGGCGCTCCAGAGCCGTTTCTTTACTTGCTGACTACCAGCAGGTCTGGACACTCCTTGATGATCTCTGGCATCTGCGGGCTGTTCGAAACGACCAATCGTCTCGATGGAAGCAGCAGCAACTAGCCACCTTGGAGCATCAGAGCGGAGTGGGCTACCGCAGCAGTGACCTTGCCGACTTCAACCGGATGGTGCTTGCCGCACTACCACCGAGCTGGCTACGCATGCTTCCACTGAGCAGTGCGGTGATCGATCTCACGGAATCACGCGATGTGCGTGAGATCCACGTCATGGATCGTCAGCTTTCTGCCTCGTCCTCTTCAGCAACGGGATAA
- a CDS encoding DUF565 domain-containing protein, which yields MTLQATRYEQLQRRIGRQLNQTLVGPWRRRSVAVLALLFGFIIGSNVTMIWFQRSGQNRPAAVLVMVLIIELIVRLRSKVRPGPWPLPWLALDNLRIGTVYAVVLEAYKLGS from the coding sequence ATGACGCTTCAGGCCACTCGCTACGAACAGTTGCAACGCCGGATCGGCAGGCAATTGAACCAGACACTGGTCGGACCCTGGAGACGACGCAGTGTTGCGGTTTTGGCACTGCTGTTCGGCTTCATCATCGGCAGCAACGTGACCATGATTTGGTTTCAGAGATCTGGTCAGAACCGTCCTGCAGCAGTGCTGGTGATGGTTCTCATCATTGAGCTGATCGTTCGCCTACGCAGCAAAGTGCGCCCGGGCCCTTGGCCTCTCCCCTGGCTTGCCCTCGACAATTTGCGCATCGGCACGGTCTATGCGGTTGTGCTCGAGGCTTACAAGCTTGGATCCTGA
- a CDS encoding HAD-IA family hydrolase, with amino-acid sequence MTRLQAVFWDVDGTLADTELNGHRPAFNQAFSDCGLDWYWNEELYSELLRIPGGRQRMQCYAEQVGAPIDQALLDRLRRSKQQHYLKIASSGTVTLRPGVSRLLQELNSAAVQQWIVTSSGRASVEALLQSLPSELAGIFKGMVTADDVDRHKPHPDPYQLALDLSQSDRAHVVAFEDSSPGLLSAKAAGLRCLLTPSPWDAELDNNLQAAEAVVDQFGDADQQARILCGPPCAEGRITLEYLELLITAHSR; translated from the coding sequence ATGACCCGTTTGCAGGCTGTTTTCTGGGATGTGGATGGAACGCTCGCTGACACCGAGCTCAATGGCCATCGCCCCGCTTTCAATCAGGCTTTCTCAGACTGTGGTCTCGACTGGTATTGGAATGAAGAGCTCTACTCCGAACTGCTGAGAATCCCTGGCGGACGGCAGCGCATGCAGTGCTATGCAGAACAAGTGGGAGCCCCGATTGATCAGGCCCTACTTGATCGATTGCGTCGATCAAAGCAACAGCACTACCTGAAGATCGCGTCCTCTGGAACTGTGACTCTTCGTCCCGGTGTCAGTCGACTGCTTCAGGAACTCAACAGTGCTGCGGTGCAGCAGTGGATTGTGACTAGCAGTGGACGAGCTTCTGTTGAGGCTCTACTCCAGTCTTTACCAAGCGAATTGGCCGGAATCTTTAAGGGAATGGTGACTGCCGATGATGTGGATCGACATAAACCCCATCCCGATCCTTATCAACTGGCACTTGACCTGAGCCAATCAGATCGGGCCCATGTTGTCGCTTTCGAGGATTCATCCCCTGGACTGCTGTCAGCCAAAGCAGCTGGTTTGCGCTGTCTGCTGACCCCATCCCCGTGGGATGCCGAGCTTGACAACAACCTGCAAGCCGCCGAAGCCGTGGTTGATCAGTTCGGAGACGCTGATCAGCAGGCAAGGATCTTGTGCGGCCCCCCTTGTGCAGAGGGCCGGATCACGCTGGAGTACCTGGAGTTGCTGATCACGGCCCACTCGCGATGA
- the recJ gene encoding single-stranded-DNA-specific exonuclease RecJ yields the protein MQPLLSFGMVAGAQDQQWRLPQPIEGDPLPSVDLPLALKAMLFRRGLKSPEQVMLLLSDQPLPAADLHFPELTAALIRLKKACLNQEAVAICGDYDADGMTSTALLMRAFEAMGASPQAAIPSRMADGYGLNSGMVEQLHAQGVRLLVTVDNGVAAHEALEKASELGIEVILTDHHTLPANRPKALALIHPATTPKNSPYGCLAGVGLAYVLARALAAELKNPASITTARDLFCIGTVADMAPLIGANRTLLREGLSHLHRSRCPGVQALQQLAGLGDRPLRADDIGFQLAPRINAVGRIGEPSLVVDLLTADDPNRAFELGRQCDALNRQRRELCDAIEAEAVALLESDPSPLPPFVLLAQGHWHHGVIGIVAARLVERYQRPAALLASDGEGQMRASVRAPDGFAVDRALQHCSALLDRHGGHPAAGGFTVQVTSVSALHQALNALAAQWLQGRGEDLLVEPEALLELDQIDHDLWQALQQLEPFGAGHPKPLFWSRGCRITDQQSLRGGHLRLKLEQHGVERQAIVWRWPDNAVLSQTIDATYTVTQNHWRGESRFQLEIQALRPHHEVMELLRSRGSYRVQRIDRQSLELINPDGETLVSRINHEGVLESDDSRASHPYVAALLQEACIGLGLRP from the coding sequence ATGCAGCCATTACTTTCCTTCGGCATGGTGGCGGGCGCCCAGGATCAGCAGTGGCGACTCCCACAACCCATCGAAGGAGACCCACTGCCCTCAGTGGATCTTCCGCTCGCTCTGAAAGCGATGCTGTTCAGACGAGGACTCAAGAGTCCTGAGCAGGTGATGCTGCTTCTCAGTGATCAACCGCTGCCGGCAGCCGATCTCCACTTTCCGGAGCTGACTGCAGCACTCATCAGGTTGAAAAAAGCGTGCCTCAACCAGGAAGCAGTGGCCATCTGTGGCGATTACGACGCCGATGGCATGACCAGTACTGCTCTTCTCATGCGTGCCTTTGAGGCCATGGGAGCCAGTCCTCAAGCAGCAATCCCGAGCAGGATGGCCGATGGATATGGCCTCAACAGCGGCATGGTGGAGCAGCTCCATGCCCAGGGCGTTCGTCTACTGGTGACAGTCGACAACGGGGTAGCTGCACATGAAGCTCTCGAGAAGGCTTCGGAACTCGGCATCGAGGTGATCTTGACCGACCACCACACCCTTCCCGCCAATCGACCCAAAGCATTGGCTCTGATCCACCCAGCAACCACTCCGAAAAACTCTCCTTATGGTTGTCTGGCTGGAGTGGGATTGGCCTATGTGCTGGCCAGAGCTTTAGCCGCGGAGTTGAAGAATCCAGCGTCGATCACCACAGCGAGAGATTTGTTCTGTATTGGCACCGTGGCCGATATGGCACCACTCATAGGAGCCAATCGAACCCTGCTCCGAGAAGGGTTGAGTCATCTGCATCGCAGCCGTTGCCCTGGAGTTCAAGCCTTGCAGCAACTCGCTGGTCTTGGAGATCGTCCCTTACGTGCTGATGACATCGGTTTCCAATTGGCACCGAGGATCAACGCGGTCGGTCGCATCGGTGAACCCTCCCTGGTCGTTGATCTGCTCACAGCCGATGACCCCAATCGTGCTTTTGAGCTCGGGCGTCAGTGCGACGCACTGAATCGTCAGCGACGTGAGCTCTGCGATGCGATCGAAGCGGAGGCAGTTGCACTGCTTGAAAGTGATCCATCACCTTTGCCTCCCTTTGTACTGCTTGCGCAGGGGCATTGGCATCACGGTGTGATTGGCATCGTTGCTGCACGACTCGTTGAGCGTTATCAACGTCCCGCAGCGTTGCTCGCCAGCGACGGCGAAGGACAAATGCGTGCCTCGGTGCGTGCACCCGATGGTTTTGCCGTTGATCGAGCGCTGCAACATTGCAGTGCTCTTCTGGACCGTCACGGAGGTCATCCCGCCGCTGGCGGATTCACGGTTCAGGTGACGTCTGTCAGTGCCCTGCATCAAGCCCTCAACGCTCTTGCTGCGCAATGGCTGCAGGGTCGGGGTGAGGATCTGTTGGTTGAACCGGAAGCGCTGCTAGAGCTCGATCAAATTGACCATGATTTATGGCAAGCCTTGCAACAACTCGAACCCTTCGGTGCTGGTCATCCAAAACCATTGTTCTGGTCACGAGGTTGCAGAATCACCGACCAACAATCCCTGCGCGGCGGGCACTTACGGCTGAAACTTGAACAACACGGAGTGGAACGCCAGGCCATTGTTTGGCGCTGGCCCGACAACGCTGTGCTCAGTCAGACAATCGATGCCACGTACACCGTCACTCAGAATCATTGGCGTGGCGAGAGCCGTTTTCAACTGGAGATCCAGGCTCTTCGACCCCATCATGAAGTGATGGAACTCTTGCGTTCTCGCGGAAGCTACCGAGTGCAGCGTATCGATCGCCAAAGCCTGGAGCTGATCAATCCAGACGGAGAAACACTGGTGAGTCGTATCAATCACGAGGGTGTGCTGGAAAGCGACGACAGTCGCGCTTCACACCCTTACGTTGCAGCTCTCCTGCAGGAGGCTTGCATCGGCCTCGGTTTGCGCCCATGA